From one Flavobacteriales bacterium genomic stretch:
- a CDS encoding T9SS type A sorting domain-containing protein, producing MEASLGDLVVSTAVSPSFMATQGFQQTHPDITTSLPEEHPPDIDVFPNPTRDRLTILLPELHVGVAQFALFDASGRSVPMVAQRMDDRFLIDLSALSSGNYFLRIVRDLEPPTTIKIVKQE from the coding sequence ATGGAAGCATCGCTGGGAGACCTGGTGGTGAGCACAGCGGTCAGCCCGTCGTTCATGGCCACGCAGGGATTTCAGCAGACCCATCCGGACATCACTACCAGTCTTCCAGAGGAACACCCTCCCGATATCGACGTGTTCCCCAACCCGACGCGTGATCGGTTGACCATCCTGCTGCCGGAACTCCATGTAGGTGTTGCGCAGTTCGCCCTGTTCGATGCTTCCGGTCGGTCGGTCCCGATGGTGGCCCAACGCATGGATGACCGCTTCCTGATCGACCTGTCCGCCCTATCCTCCGGCAACTACTTCCTGCGCATCGTTCGCGACCTTGAACCACCCACGACCATCAAGATCGTGAAACAGGAATGA
- a CDS encoding PD40 domain-containing protein — translation MNARYVIIAAFTLSATVQLSAQSYADRIIYSRLEANHASLRLSDGAGLDTMLIDSATVPQLVMDGRYLLYLSSTLINGSANNLLSGGQWNRRTLATGNDFTLFNSTDFTQGYDLFLSDSTSAVAYACNILNNSFDNATVLGTITTDCNDDFPRIRQSDELIVGHNVFSSLFTVQRDGTARTAIPNTVQYDIWPTWSPDGEWIIFGRSSSLYSPADYALNVVNFYKIKQNGDSLTQLTWNAPTANATFTGNAIWTENGESFIAAGSLNGRYGLMEIAADGSMLVDTIPTAPGGEILYMTGSLPLGLDVGVDETTMHGDRLSVFPNPTDGSVRVHGTDAGAGFTITDARGRPMVVSLQRIGRDDVLVDLSSLPRGLYLISDQRGRMLGRVSRE, via the coding sequence ATGAACGCACGCTACGTGATCATCGCGGCTTTCACTCTTTCGGCCACAGTCCAACTAAGCGCGCAGTCCTATGCCGACCGCATCATCTATTCCCGCCTTGAGGCCAACCACGCCAGCTTGCGCCTGAGCGATGGCGCAGGCCTGGATACGATGCTGATCGACAGCGCCACCGTGCCGCAATTGGTCATGGACGGACGCTACCTGCTCTACCTGAGCAGTACCCTGATCAACGGATCGGCCAACAACCTGCTTTCAGGCGGCCAATGGAACCGGCGCACCTTGGCCACAGGCAATGATTTCACGCTGTTCAACAGCACCGACTTCACGCAAGGCTACGACCTCTTCCTCAGCGACAGCACCTCGGCAGTGGCCTACGCCTGCAACATCCTCAACAACAGTTTCGACAACGCCACCGTGCTGGGTACGATCACCACCGACTGCAACGACGACTTCCCCCGCATCCGGCAAAGCGATGAACTGATCGTAGGGCACAACGTGTTCAGCTCCTTGTTCACTGTTCAACGCGATGGCACGGCACGCACGGCGATCCCGAACACGGTCCAATACGACATCTGGCCCACCTGGTCCCCCGATGGAGAGTGGATCATTTTCGGTCGCAGCAGTTCGCTGTATTCGCCGGCGGACTATGCCTTGAACGTGGTGAACTTCTACAAGATCAAGCAGAACGGGGACAGCCTGACGCAGCTCACATGGAATGCTCCGACCGCCAATGCCACATTCACGGGCAATGCTATCTGGACCGAGAACGGCGAGAGCTTCATCGCCGCAGGCTCCTTGAACGGGCGCTATGGCCTGATGGAGATCGCGGCGGACGGGAGCATGCTGGTGGATACCATCCCCACAGCACCGGGCGGAGAGATCCTGTACATGACCGGCTCACTGCCTCTGGGGTTGGACGTGGGCGTGGATGAAACCACCATGCATGGTGATCGGCTCAGCGTGTTCCCGAATCCGACCGATGGGTCAGTTCGTGTGCACGGGACCGATGCAGGTGCAGGCTTCACGATCACTGATGCCCGCGGGCGACCCATGGTGGTCTCCTTGCAGCGGATCGGTCGGGACGATGTCCTAGTGGATCTGAGTTCGTTGCCCCGAGGCCTATACCTGATCAGCGACCAACGAGGTCGAATGCTCGGTCGGGTCTCGCGCGAGTGA
- a CDS encoding ABC transporter permease, whose amino-acid sequence MWKNYLLIAWRTLKRDKLFAALNVVGLAIGVVACMLIYIYVQDELSFDAHHRKADRIFRIQAHYHFGDTKDDFGITPFPIMDVLLQEYPEIETGVSLFQLGQTTLEYEGQRFSADNGYNADTSTFRTFDFTFTHGGPDALDEPDHIVIMQDMATRMFGSEDPIGKLVTRNGRTLKVAGVIDGKAESTHIPMGVFMSRMGLPPQAKEQLSQSWGNNSCFNYLVLAPGTSASDFQGKIDAFVAKHIIPRWEGWGFKGDIRFNLEPLREVHFNDELIYDTPKKGNKAYVTLFAIVAVLILAIACINYINMSTADATRRAKEVALRKVSGAQRGQLVAQFIGASVLIAVIGIVVALGLLWLCLPAFNSITGKEIGMGYLLRGSFFVVVLLIVLLIGVVAGSYPAFFLSRFAPQLLLKEGIASGSGKQRVRKVLMGAQFAIALFMVVGTLAVFAQLHWLRSTDMGFRKENLLTITMPQPPGPDTLAWDALRPVKQELMRESFVTGAAFTQSMPGNSGGRWVLRVKTSEGKIDKPMPTMNVDPDFPDVLGLQLVAGRLFDPAIASDNDRAVVVNESAVRSFGWKDPLAEKIYVPGDTGEHELSVIGVVKDFHYASLHTPIEPMCLFQSDRRYGVANLVLRLAPGDPAAQLAALQARWKQLRPNDNWEASFLTDSIAQLYQAEDKLFRVFTAFAVLTILLTVMGLYGLAYFTAKQRTREIGIRRVMGAPLADIVKRMNREFVVLLAFALIVAFPLAYYAIGRWLETFAYHTEISPLLYALAVLITLSVTVLTVTVQAYRAAVADPVRALRHE is encoded by the coding sequence ATGTGGAAGAACTACCTCCTCATCGCCTGGCGGACCCTCAAGCGCGACAAGCTCTTCGCGGCGCTCAACGTCGTTGGACTGGCCATCGGCGTGGTGGCCTGCATGCTCATCTACATCTATGTGCAGGATGAATTGAGCTTCGATGCGCACCACCGGAAAGCGGATCGCATCTTCCGCATCCAGGCCCATTACCACTTCGGCGATACGAAGGATGACTTCGGTATCACGCCCTTTCCGATCATGGACGTGCTGCTGCAGGAATACCCTGAGATAGAAACAGGCGTTTCGCTTTTCCAGCTTGGCCAGACCACGCTCGAATACGAAGGCCAGCGCTTCAGCGCCGACAACGGCTACAACGCCGACACCAGCACCTTCCGCACCTTCGACTTCACCTTCACGCATGGCGGGCCCGATGCGCTCGATGAGCCGGACCACATCGTGATCATGCAGGATATGGCCACGCGCATGTTCGGTTCGGAGGATCCCATCGGCAAGCTGGTCACGCGCAATGGCCGCACGCTGAAGGTGGCGGGCGTGATCGATGGGAAAGCGGAGAGCACGCATATCCCCATGGGCGTATTCATGAGCCGCATGGGCCTCCCGCCGCAGGCGAAGGAGCAGCTATCCCAGAGCTGGGGAAACAACAGCTGCTTCAACTACCTGGTGCTGGCGCCGGGCACCAGCGCGAGCGATTTCCAAGGCAAGATCGATGCGTTCGTGGCGAAGCACATCATCCCGCGCTGGGAGGGCTGGGGCTTCAAGGGCGATATCCGCTTCAACCTAGAGCCGCTGCGCGAGGTGCACTTCAACGATGAACTGATCTACGACACGCCGAAGAAGGGCAACAAGGCCTACGTCACGCTCTTCGCGATCGTCGCGGTGCTCATCCTGGCCATTGCCTGCATCAACTACATCAACATGAGCACCGCCGATGCCACGCGGCGCGCCAAGGAGGTGGCCTTGCGCAAGGTGAGCGGCGCGCAACGCGGACAGCTCGTCGCACAGTTCATCGGCGCCAGCGTACTGATCGCGGTCATCGGCATCGTGGTCGCCTTGGGCTTGCTGTGGCTCTGCCTGCCCGCGTTCAACTCCATCACTGGGAAGGAGATCGGCATGGGCTACCTGCTGCGCGGCAGCTTCTTCGTGGTCGTGCTGCTCATCGTCCTGCTCATCGGGGTCGTGGCGGGCAGCTATCCGGCATTCTTCCTCTCGCGCTTCGCGCCGCAGCTGCTGCTGAAGGAGGGCATCGCGAGCGGATCCGGGAAGCAGCGCGTGCGCAAGGTGCTGATGGGTGCGCAATTCGCCATCGCGCTCTTCATGGTCGTGGGCACGCTCGCGGTCTTCGCGCAGCTGCACTGGTTGCGCAGCACTGACATGGGCTTCCGCAAGGAGAACCTGCTCACCATCACCATGCCCCAGCCGCCGGGGCCGGATACGCTGGCATGGGATGCCCTGCGCCCGGTGAAGCAGGAACTCATGCGCGAGAGCTTCGTGACCGGCGCGGCCTTCACGCAAAGCATGCCCGGCAATAGCGGCGGTCGCTGGGTGCTGCGAGTGAAGACCTCCGAGGGCAAGATCGACAAGCCCATGCCCACCATGAACGTGGACCCCGACTTCCCCGACGTGCTGGGCTTGCAGTTGGTGGCGGGCCGCCTGTTCGATCCTGCGATCGCCAGCGACAACGACCGCGCTGTGGTGGTGAATGAAAGCGCTGTGCGCAGCTTCGGGTGGAAGGACCCGCTGGCAGAGAAGATCTATGTGCCCGGTGATACCGGTGAGCACGAGCTCTCCGTGATCGGTGTGGTGAAGGACTTCCATTACGCCAGTTTGCACACGCCCATCGAGCCGATGTGCCTGTTCCAGAGCGACCGCCGCTACGGCGTGGCCAACCTGGTCCTGCGGCTGGCCCCGGGCGATCCTGCCGCACAGCTCGCCGCGCTGCAAGCGCGCTGGAAGCAATTGCGCCCGAACGACAACTGGGAGGCCAGCTTCCTCACCGACAGCATCGCGCAGCTCTACCAGGCAGAGGACAAGCTATTCCGGGTGTTCACCGCGTTCGCCGTGCTCACCATCCTGCTCACCGTCATGGGCCTCTATGGGCTGGCGTACTTCACCGCCAAGCAGCGCACGCGCGAGATCGGAATCCGCCGCGTGATGGGCGCTCCGCTCGCTGACATCGTGAAGCGCATGAACCGCGAGTTCGTGGTGCTCCTCGCGTTCGCATTGATCGTGGCCTTCCCGTTGGCCTACTATGCCATTGGGCGCTGGCTGGAGACCTTCGCGTACCACACGGAGATCTCTCCCTTGCTCTACGCGTTAGCGGTGTTGATCACCTTGTCCGTCACGGTGCTCACGGTCACCGTGCAGGCGTATCGTGCCGCGGTGGCGGATCCGGTTAGGGCGCTCCGGCATGAATGA
- a CDS encoding acyl-CoA desaturase: MSRIAGAPRYAGSPANRAFAANVRSRVHAYFSETGTPLKADGRLVIKVAAMLTLFLAPLIVVLVVPLPAWAALLMALVMGIGMAGIGMGVMHDGLHGASSSKPWVNELLGGTMYLLGSDAFTWKLQHNGAHHTHTNVDEIDQDIDPPDLLRFSEHAPRWRIHRFQHIYSFFFYGLLTLVKLVNDFFSLARASRDPGNRGHNFTLHFAGMVTVKLIHLFLFVGLPWLLTPFALWQVLMGFLAMHFTCGLILGTVFQLAHVVEGAQQPLPDAQGVINNDWAVHELLTTADFAPRSKLLAWYTGGLNFQIEHHLFPYISHLHYPAIAPIVAQVAAEHGLAYNVKPTLACAIRSHVRRLQQLGGSAS, from the coding sequence ATGAGCCGCATCGCCGGAGCCCCCCGCTATGCAGGCTCGCCGGCGAACCGGGCCTTTGCCGCGAACGTGCGGTCCCGCGTGCATGCCTACTTCTCGGAAACCGGTACGCCCCTGAAGGCCGACGGCCGCCTGGTCATCAAGGTGGCGGCCATGCTCACGCTCTTCCTGGCACCGCTCATTGTCGTGCTCGTTGTCCCCCTCCCGGCATGGGCCGCTCTGCTCATGGCGCTGGTCATGGGCATCGGAATGGCGGGCATCGGAATGGGCGTGATGCACGATGGGCTGCACGGCGCCAGTTCCAGCAAGCCTTGGGTGAACGAACTCCTGGGCGGCACCATGTACCTGCTGGGAAGCGATGCCTTCACCTGGAAGCTCCAGCATAATGGGGCGCACCATACGCATACGAACGTGGACGAGATCGATCAGGACATCGACCCTCCGGATCTGCTGCGCTTCAGTGAGCACGCACCGCGCTGGCGCATCCACCGCTTCCAGCATATCTACTCCTTCTTCTTCTACGGGCTGCTCACCCTGGTGAAACTGGTCAACGATTTCTTCTCGCTGGCAAGGGCATCACGCGATCCAGGCAATCGCGGCCACAACTTCACCTTGCACTTCGCGGGAATGGTGACCGTGAAGCTCATTCACCTCTTCCTCTTCGTGGGGTTGCCTTGGTTGCTTACTCCGTTCGCGCTCTGGCAGGTGCTCATGGGCTTCCTGGCCATGCACTTCACCTGCGGCCTGATCCTGGGCACCGTGTTCCAGCTGGCACATGTGGTCGAAGGCGCCCAGCAGCCGCTGCCCGATGCACAGGGCGTTATCAACAACGACTGGGCCGTGCATGAGCTGCTCACAACCGCCGATTTCGCGCCGCGCAGCAAGCTCCTTGCGTGGTACACCGGCGGGCTCAACTTCCAGATCGAGCACCACCTCTTCCCCTACATCTCGCATCTGCACTATCCCGCCATCGCGCCTATCGTCGCGCAAGTGGCGGCCGAGCATGGCCTCGCGTACAACGTGAAGCCCACGCTCGCATGCGCCATCCGGTCGCACGTGCGGCGATTGCAGCAATTGGGCGGAAGCGCATCCTGA
- a CDS encoding general stress protein CsbD codes for MIPPNRWGHKKIKLKNRFKQLTDADLDFSPGEEHELSLRLQQRLGMQADELHSLIDSL; via the coding sequence TTGATCCCTCCAAATCGCTGGGGCCATAAGAAGATCAAGCTGAAGAATCGGTTCAAGCAACTGACAGACGCGGATCTGGATTTCAGCCCGGGCGAAGAGCACGAGCTCAGCTTGCGCCTGCAACAGCGCCTGGGCATGCAGGCCGACGAACTCCACTCCCTGATCGATTCCCTATGA
- a CDS encoding cold-shock protein, protein MSSGTVKFFNTEKGFGFITPDEGGKDVFVHKTGTRAQLYEGDKVTYEVEQSPKGANAVSVEKA, encoded by the coding sequence ATGTCAAGTGGTACAGTGAAGTTCTTCAACACGGAGAAAGGCTTTGGTTTCATCACCCCCGATGAGGGCGGCAAGGACGTGTTCGTCCACAAGACCGGCACCCGTGCGCAACTCTACGAAGGAGACAAGGTCACCTATGAAGTGGAGCAGAGCCCGAAAGGCGCGAATGCAGTGAGCGTGGAGAAGGCCTAA
- a CDS encoding prolyl oligopeptidase family serine peptidase: protein MRRVSPLLFILLAITIHAQTDTITVGALERTYTLRLPSTYDGTADLPLVIAMHGGFGSGTQLENQSQLTVKAEQEGFIVVYPDGLGGALNIRTWNAGGCCGYAMNNDIDDVGFIDALLDTLIDGYSIDTLRIYATGMSNGGFMSYRLACELSERIAAIAPVSASMTIAACEPVRPVPVIGIHSYLDTSVPYLGGIGDGVSNHYNSPQDSVQTAFALHANCVVLNDTIQHDAQLTVVRWHDCDCQQEMLLYMTQDGGHSWPGGNGTGIGDPPSLTVSANDLMWGFFQQHSLDCLSTPVASAPAQASGITVGPQPTDGFVRITGDALIGVAVHDAAGRAVERLQVSPASSITIDLSAMPAGTYTLLLTDARQVVATRRLILLR from the coding sequence ATGCGCCGCGTCAGCCCACTCCTCTTCATCCTCCTCGCCATCACTATTCACGCCCAGACGGACACGATCACCGTTGGTGCCTTGGAGCGCACGTACACCCTCCGTTTGCCGAGCACCTATGACGGCACCGCGGACCTCCCATTGGTCATCGCCATGCACGGCGGTTTCGGCAGTGGCACGCAGCTCGAGAACCAATCGCAACTAACGGTGAAGGCCGAGCAGGAAGGCTTCATCGTGGTGTACCCCGATGGCTTGGGCGGCGCGCTCAATATCCGCACCTGGAATGCTGGCGGCTGCTGCGGCTATGCCATGAACAACGACATCGATGATGTCGGCTTCATCGACGCGCTGCTCGACACGCTCATTGACGGGTACAGCATCGACACATTGCGCATCTATGCCACCGGCATGAGCAACGGCGGTTTCATGAGCTATCGGTTGGCCTGTGAGCTGAGCGAGCGCATCGCCGCCATCGCCCCGGTGAGCGCGAGCATGACCATCGCCGCATGCGAGCCGGTGCGACCGGTGCCCGTGATCGGCATTCACTCCTACCTCGATACCAGCGTGCCCTACCTCGGCGGCATCGGCGATGGCGTGAGCAACCATTACAACTCGCCCCAGGACAGCGTGCAGACCGCCTTCGCCCTGCATGCCAATTGCGTTGTGCTCAATGACACGATCCAGCACGATGCGCAACTGACCGTGGTCCGCTGGCACGATTGCGATTGCCAGCAAGAGATGCTGCTCTACATGACCCAGGACGGCGGCCATAGCTGGCCCGGCGGCAACGGCACCGGCATCGGCGACCCGCCGTCGCTGACCGTTAGCGCTAACGACCTCATGTGGGGCTTCTTCCAGCAGCACTCCCTCGATTGCCTGAGCACACCGGTCGCCTCCGCCCCAGCGCAGGCATCAGGCATCACGGTCGGTCCGCAGCCGACCGATGGCTTCGTGCGCATCACCGGAGACGCGCTCATCGGTGTGGCGGTTCACGATGCTGCCGGAAGAGCGGTGGAACGATTGCAGGTTTCGCCCGCATCCTCCATCACCATCGACTTGAGCGCCATGCCCGCTGGCACCTATACGCTCTTGCTCACTGACGCCCGTCAGGTTGTGGCGACCCGGCGGCTGATCCTGCTCCGATGA
- a CDS encoding ABC transporter permease → MLKNLLLVSFRNLWKQKLYTLINLLGLATGIACFVLIGLYVQYQRSFDRFVPSNERVYRVVGEIEMEGQGEHSSSMVFGLGPTLYSDHPELIERYCRWFDFQDPQHTLKVGDSLSTDKMFTESGLYLVDSTVFDIFNYPLLVGDPRTALTKPGSIVLSQELAKKYFGDADPMGQMMKWDNAMDVQVTGILGEIPRDSHIQFEGLVSFYTITQFWRNIEKNNWVWNPCWTYVRLKEGISAAEVNRIFPDFIQKYYPDFLKNQIGHELQPLNNIHLTSKLDFEMHQNGDKGSVNILWAIGFFILVLAGVNFMNLATTRSAYRAREVGVRKTNGATRGQLIGQFLLESVLMSLVAAVIALLLIKLLMPAFNQLAGELIPLPTTCVPAVLGIAVVVGLLSGIYPAFFLSSFQPAVVLKANAAGTSRGQALRKALVVVQFAIALVLIIGTVFVKKQHDHLQSVELGFNKEQVILIPVRAPMYNVYMSVFPELKKISGVRAVSWANDIIGKKHNTHEFNWADMEQGKWTYLPCLYVNPEFQQAMDIELLAGRWFSREFPGDDSLSVIINESFARQLHPDDPAKAIGDRMDTPHGDERVIGVAKDFAFDPLFKAVQPFVFDMTTDIGQWLRYIYIRTEGGDPTPVIEAARREWNARTTDFPFEYQFLDDQLDMQYEAQGRLASLVGIFSLLAVFIACLGLFALASWTAEKRTREIGIRKVMGADTMRITWVVTRDFLLLVVIGALVAMPLAWFGVGRWLENFAFRTHIEPLVFVGAGLVVLLIAMFTVSFRAIRAAQTDPVRALRHE, encoded by the coding sequence ATGCTCAAGAACCTCCTCCTCGTCAGCTTCCGCAACCTGTGGAAGCAGAAGCTCTACACGCTCATCAACCTGCTGGGCCTGGCCACGGGTATCGCGTGCTTCGTGCTCATCGGGCTGTACGTGCAGTACCAGCGCAGCTTCGACCGCTTCGTGCCGAGCAACGAGCGGGTGTATCGTGTGGTGGGCGAGATTGAAATGGAAGGCCAAGGGGAGCACAGCAGCAGCATGGTCTTCGGTCTCGGCCCGACCTTGTACAGCGACCATCCGGAACTGATCGAGCGCTATTGCCGCTGGTTCGATTTCCAGGACCCGCAGCACACGCTGAAGGTGGGCGACAGCCTGAGCACCGACAAGATGTTCACCGAGAGCGGCCTCTACCTGGTGGACAGCACCGTGTTCGACATCTTCAACTACCCGTTGCTGGTGGGCGATCCGAGGACCGCGCTCACCAAGCCCGGCAGCATTGTGCTCTCGCAAGAATTGGCGAAGAAGTACTTCGGCGACGCCGATCCGATGGGCCAGATGATGAAGTGGGACAACGCCATGGACGTGCAGGTCACCGGCATCCTGGGCGAGATCCCGCGCGACTCGCACATCCAGTTCGAGGGGCTCGTCTCCTTCTACACCATCACGCAGTTCTGGCGCAACATCGAGAAGAACAACTGGGTGTGGAACCCCTGCTGGACGTACGTCCGGCTGAAGGAAGGCATCAGCGCGGCCGAGGTGAACAGGATCTTCCCCGACTTCATCCAGAAATACTACCCTGATTTCCTGAAGAACCAGATCGGCCACGAGCTGCAGCCGCTCAATAATATCCACCTGACCAGCAAGCTCGATTTCGAGATGCACCAGAACGGAGACAAGGGCAGCGTGAACATCCTCTGGGCCATCGGCTTCTTCATCCTCGTGCTCGCGGGCGTCAACTTCATGAACCTCGCCACGACGCGCAGCGCGTACCGGGCGCGCGAAGTGGGCGTGCGCAAGACCAACGGCGCCACGCGTGGGCAGCTCATCGGACAGTTCCTTCTGGAGAGCGTGCTCATGAGCCTCGTTGCCGCGGTCATCGCGTTGCTGCTCATCAAATTGCTGATGCCCGCCTTCAACCAGCTCGCCGGTGAATTGATCCCACTGCCCACGACCTGCGTGCCCGCCGTGCTCGGCATCGCGGTGGTGGTGGGCCTGCTCAGCGGCATCTATCCGGCCTTCTTCCTATCGAGCTTCCAACCGGCGGTGGTGCTGAAGGCCAATGCGGCGGGCACCTCGCGCGGACAGGCATTACGGAAAGCGCTCGTCGTGGTGCAGTTCGCCATCGCGCTGGTGCTCATCATCGGCACCGTGTTCGTGAAGAAGCAGCACGATCACCTGCAGAGCGTGGAGCTCGGCTTCAACAAGGAGCAGGTCATCCTCATTCCCGTGCGCGCGCCGATGTACAACGTGTACATGTCCGTCTTCCCCGAGCTCAAGAAGATCAGCGGCGTGAGGGCCGTGAGCTGGGCCAACGACATCATCGGCAAGAAGCACAACACCCACGAGTTCAACTGGGCCGACATGGAGCAGGGCAAATGGACCTACCTGCCCTGCCTGTACGTGAACCCTGAGTTCCAGCAGGCCATGGACATCGAGCTGCTCGCCGGACGCTGGTTCAGCCGCGAGTTCCCCGGCGACGATTCGCTCAGCGTCATCATCAACGAGTCCTTCGCGCGGCAGCTGCACCCTGATGATCCCGCCAAGGCCATCGGCGACCGCATGGACACGCCGCACGGCGACGAGCGCGTGATCGGCGTCGCGAAGGACTTCGCCTTCGACCCGCTCTTCAAGGCCGTGCAGCCCTTCGTGTTCGACATGACCACCGATATCGGGCAATGGCTGCGCTACATCTACATCCGCACCGAAGGCGGCGACCCCACGCCCGTGATCGAGGCCGCACGCAGGGAGTGGAACGCGCGCACCACCGATTTCCCATTCGAGTACCAGTTCCTCGATGACCAGCTCGACATGCAGTACGAAGCACAAGGCCGTCTGGCCTCGCTGGTCGGCATCTTCTCGCTGCTCGCGGTGTTCATCGCCTGCCTTGGTCTCTTCGCGCTCGCCAGTTGGACCGCCGAGAAGCGCACGCGCGAGATCGGTATCCGCAAGGTGATGGGCGCCGACACGATGCGAATCACCTGGGTGGTAACCCGCGATTTCCTTTTGCTGGTGGTCATCGGCGCGCTGGTTGCGATGCCGCTTGCGTGGTTCGGCGTGGGCCGCTGGCTGGAGAACTTCGCGTTCCGCACGCACATCGAGCCGCTGGTCTTCGTGGGCGCTGGACTGGTGGTGCTGCTCATCGCGATGTTCACAGTGAGCTTTAGGGCGATCCGGGCTGCGCAGACGGATCCGGTGCGGGCGCTTCGTCACGAGTAA
- a CDS encoding rhodanese-like domain-containing protein yields MTSFRIHLVPLCLLVCAQAAAQFAGDGVRYRNISLEDLPAELAEQSGALILDVRSPGEFSDTAEWAGLNIGRLRGAININFKQVPQRLAELGSDKQRPIYVYCSHSRRSRRVSNALADSGYTNVVNVNAGISLYWLEQDRLVDFGALIERNTSYGIINAKGLCEMVATRPVVLLDVRPDSLLAPARRPERVNAMGAIRGSMHIPMAALHDRYNEMPRDIAIVLLDEGGRDAPRAAMLLQENGFTDVHVLFDGLASLMGMDSTRFPCRNGIWTPLAPYRIAPLSELDTNAIEEGRCHVVDVRSEKVYNEEGTNGLRRMNRFRHAVHLPATNIGSRMTEMGIDKATPVVLVGDMTGGPVLDAARTLCSIGYTDVSTLAGGIWGLRWAVHNMDDHQAWRHWLVDP; encoded by the coding sequence GTGACAAGCTTCCGCATCCACCTTGTTCCGCTCTGCCTGCTGGTATGCGCACAGGCTGCGGCCCAATTCGCCGGCGATGGGGTGCGGTACCGCAACATCTCGCTGGAGGACCTGCCTGCGGAACTGGCGGAGCAGTCTGGAGCATTGATTCTTGATGTGCGTTCACCCGGCGAATTCAGCGACACGGCGGAATGGGCAGGATTGAACATCGGGCGATTGCGCGGCGCCATCAACATCAATTTCAAGCAAGTGCCGCAGCGGCTGGCTGAGCTTGGGTCCGACAAGCAGCGGCCCATTTATGTGTACTGCTCGCATAGCCGGCGCAGCAGGCGCGTGAGCAACGCCCTGGCCGATAGTGGCTATACGAACGTCGTGAACGTGAACGCTGGAATTAGCCTCTATTGGCTGGAACAGGACCGCCTCGTCGACTTTGGTGCGCTCATCGAGCGGAATACGAGCTACGGCATCATCAACGCGAAGGGGCTCTGCGAGATGGTCGCGACGCGGCCGGTCGTGCTCCTGGATGTGCGCCCGGATTCACTGCTCGCGCCGGCGAGGCGCCCCGAACGTGTGAATGCCATGGGTGCGATCAGGGGCTCCATGCACATCCCAATGGCTGCGCTGCATGACCGTTACAATGAAATGCCACGGGACATTGCGATCGTCCTGCTCGACGAGGGGGGACGTGATGCACCTCGAGCAGCAATGTTGCTCCAGGAGAACGGCTTCACCGATGTGCACGTGCTGTTCGACGGACTTGCGTCCCTGATGGGGATGGACAGCACCAGGTTCCCGTGCCGGAACGGGATCTGGACCCCTTTAGCACCTTACAGGATAGCTCCACTGTCCGAACTCGATACCAACGCGATCGAGGAAGGCCGCTGTCACGTGGTCGATGTGCGCTCGGAGAAGGTGTACAACGAAGAGGGTACGAACGGCCTGCGCCGGATGAACCGCTTCCGGCACGCCGTGCATCTCCCTGCGACCAACATCGGGTCGCGCATGACGGAGATGGGCATCGACAAGGCTACTCCCGTTGTGCTTGTTGGGGACATGACCGGCGGCCCTGTGCTCGACGCGGCGCGGACCTTGTGCAGCATAGGGTACACTGATGTAAGCACCCTGGCCGGTGGCATCTGGGGCCTGCGCTGGGCAGTGCATAACATGGATGATCATCAGGCGTGGAGGCATTGGCTCGTTGATCCGTGA